A single Magnetospirillum sp. 15-1 DNA region contains:
- the dapF gene encoding diaminopimelate epimerase, with protein MSETAWPFLKMHGLGNDFVVLDARARALDLTPERVRAIASRRTGVGCDQLVVMTQATDPCADATMLIYNADGSEVAACGNASRCVAWLLMKETGVDKVVFQTKAGLLDAESRGPHLVAVDMGPARLDWREIPLAEAVDTLHLGIFAGPLSDPVAVSMGNPHAVFFVDDAGAVDLAALGHGLELHAMFPERANVEVAQVLTPPDAEMGRIRMRVWERGAGITMACGTGACATLVAAARRGLSPRKAEIILDGGTLTIEWLRDGHVLMTGPVAVAFSGILDSSLLP; from the coding sequence ATGAGCGAGACAGCCTGGCCCTTCCTGAAGATGCATGGCCTGGGGAACGACTTCGTCGTCCTCGACGCCCGCGCGCGCGCGCTTGATCTGACCCCGGAACGGGTCCGCGCCATCGCCTCGCGCCGGACCGGGGTGGGGTGCGACCAGCTTGTGGTGATGACGCAAGCCACCGATCCTTGCGCCGACGCCACCATGCTGATCTACAACGCCGACGGTTCCGAGGTGGCGGCCTGCGGCAATGCGTCGCGCTGCGTCGCCTGGCTGCTGATGAAGGAAACCGGCGTCGACAAGGTTGTCTTCCAGACTAAGGCCGGTCTGCTGGACGCCGAATCGCGCGGCCCCCATCTGGTCGCCGTGGACATGGGGCCGGCGCGGCTGGACTGGCGCGAGATTCCCCTGGCCGAGGCGGTGGACACCCTGCATCTGGGCATTTTCGCCGGGCCTTTGTCCGACCCGGTGGCGGTCAGCATGGGCAATCCCCACGCCGTGTTCTTCGTCGATGATGCCGGGGCGGTCGACCTCGCCGCCCTGGGCCATGGCCTGGAACTCCACGCCATGTTCCCCGAGCGCGCCAATGTCGAGGTCGCCCAGGTGCTGACCCCTCCCGATGCCGAAATGGGCCGCATCCGCATGCGGGTGTGGGAGCGGGGTGCCGGCATCACCATGGCCTGCGGCACCGGCGCCTGCGCCACCCTGGTTGCGGCGGCGCGGCGCGGCCTTAGCCCCCGCAAGGCCGAGATCATCCTGGACGGCGGCACGCTGACCATCGAATGGCTGCGGGACGGTCATGTGCTGATGACCGGTCCGGTGGCGGTGGCCTTTTCCGGGATTCTGGATTCCAGCCTGCTTCCATGA